One part of the Microtus ochrogaster isolate Prairie Vole_2 chromosome 16, MicOch1.0, whole genome shotgun sequence genome encodes these proteins:
- the Calml3 gene encoding calmodulin-like protein 3, with the protein MTNQLTEEQIAEFKEAFSLFDKDGDGCITTQELGTVMRSLGQNPTEAELQGMVNEIDKDGNGTVDFPEFLSMMSRKMKDTDSEEEIREAFRVFDKDGNGYVSAAELRHVMTRLGEKLSDEEVEEMIRAADTDGDGQVNYEEFVHMLVSK; encoded by the coding sequence ATGACCAACCAGCTGACTGAGGAGCAAATCGCTGAGTTCAAGGAGGCCTTCTCTCTGTTTGACAAGGATGGGGACGGCTGCATCACCACCCAGGAACTGGGCACTGTCATGCGGTCCCTGGGTCAGAACCCCACAGAGGCTGAGCTCCAGGGCATGGTGAATGAAATCGACAAGGATGGAAACGGCACTGTAGACTTCCCGGAGTTCCTGAGCATGATGTCCAGGAAGATGAAAGACACCGACAGCGAGGAGGAGATCCGGGAGGCCTTCCGGGTGTTCGACAAGGACGGCAACGGCTATGTCAGTGCTGCTGAGCTGAGGCATGTGATGACCAGGCTGGGGGAGAAGCTGAGTGACGAGGAGGTGGAGGAAATGATACGGGCCGCAGATACAGATGGCGATGGGCAAGTGAACTATGAGGAGTTTGTCCACATGCTCGTATCCAAGTGA